In Anser cygnoides isolate HZ-2024a breed goose unplaced genomic scaffold, Taihu_goose_T2T_genome scaffold_52_1, whole genome shotgun sequence, one DNA window encodes the following:
- the LOC136789534 gene encoding LOW QUALITY PROTEIN: N6-adenosine-methyltransferase catalytic subunit-like (The sequence of the model RefSeq protein was modified relative to this genomic sequence to represent the inferred CDS: inserted 2 bases in 1 codon), which yields MSDTWSSIQAHKKQLDSLRERLQRRRKQDPLGGTPAMPPPPSPPPPRTSSPAPPPPSGPGXGGGGILGDGGGSGVGGGSSPPGGGEDLAPDPALERRLLLHLADLALPLPTDAAAICRAIAAPDAPAAPRTVESLLQKFAAQELIEVRRGLLAEGPTLVTYADHSKLAAMTGAERHGDADADGPGRKRRAEHEPGSGGAGGGAGGGPGTGADAGKEAAKKSRKQASDVDLEIESLLSQQSTKEQQSKKVSQEILELLNTTTAKEQSIVEKFRSRGRAQVQEFCDHGTKEECVKATGAERPCRKLHFRRIINKHTDESLGDCSFLNTCFHMDTCKYVHYEIDACAEAAGEATAPPGRDHGQELARPQPDAGADRLFPPQWICCDIRYLDVSILGKFAVVMADPPWDIHMELPYGTLTDDEMRRLNIPVLQDEGFLFLWVTGRAMELGRECLNLWGYERVDEIIWVKTNQLQRIIRTGRTGHWLNHGKEHCLVGVKGNPQGFNRGLDCDVIVAEVRSTSHKPDEIYGMIERLSPGTRKIELFGRPHNVQPNWITLGNQLDGIHLLDPDVVAQFKQHYPDGIISKPKNM from the exons ATGTCGGACACTTGGAGCTCCATCCAGGCCCACAAGAAGCAGCTCGACTCGCTGCGGGAGCGGCTGCAGCGGCGGCGGAAGCAGGACCCCTTGG ggggg ACCCCCGCCAtgccgccccctccctcccccccccctccccgcacctccagcccggcccccccacccccctcaggtcccgg ggggggcggggggattttgggggacggcggggggtcgggggtcggggggggcagcagcccccccggggggggggaggacctGGCCCCCGACCCGGCGCTGGAGCGGCGCCTGCTGCTGCACCTCGCCGACCTGGCGCTGCCGCTGCCCACCGACGCCGCCGCCATCTGCCGAGCCATCGCCGCC CCCGACGCGCCGGCCGCCCCGCGCACGGTGGAGAGCCTCCTGCAGAAGTTCGCGGCGCAGGAGCTGATCGAGGTGCGCCGGGGGCTTCTGGCCGAAGGGCCCACCCTGGTCACCTACGCCGACCACTCCAAGCTGGCCGCCATGACCGGCGCCGAGCGGCACGGCGACGCCGACGCCGACGGCCCCGGCAGGAAACGGCGGGCGGAGCACGAGCCCGGCAGCGGCGGtgccggcggcggcgccggcggcggcccggggACGGGCGCCGACGCCGGGAAGGAGGCGGCGAAGAAGTCGCGGAAGCAGGCGTCTGACGTGGACCTGGAGATCGAGAGCTTGCTCAGCCAGCAGTCCaccaaggagcagcagagcaagAAG GTGAGCCAGGAGATCCTGGAGCTCCTCAACACCACCACGGCCAAGGAGCAGTCCATCGTGGAGAAGTTCCGCTCGCGGGGCCGGGCGCAGGTGCAGGAGTTCTGCGACCACGGCACCAAGGAGGAGTGCGTCAAGGCCACCGGCGCCGAGCGCCCGTGCCGCAAGCTCCACTTCCG GAGGATCATCAACAAGCACACGGACGAGTCCCTGGGGGACTGCTCCTTCCTCAACACCTGCTTCCACATGGACACCTGCAAGTACGTCCACTACGAGATCGACGCCTGCGCCGAGGCCGCCGGCGAGGCCACCGCGCCGCCGGGCCGCGACCACGGCCAGGAGCTCGCCCGGCCCCAGCCCGACGCCGGCGCTGACCGACTCTTCCCGCCCCAG TGGATCTGCTGCGACATCCGCTACCTGGACGTCAGCATCCTGGGCAAGTTCGCGGTGGTGATGGCCGACCCGCCGTGGGACATCCACATGGAGCTGCCCTACGGCACGCTGACCGACGACGAGATGCGGCGCCTCAACATCCCCGTCCTCCAGGACGAgggcttcctcttcctctgggtCACCGGGCG ggCCATGGAGCTGGGCCGCGAGTGCCTCAACCTCTGGGG gtaCGAGCGGGTGGACGAGATCATCTGGGTGAAGACCAACCAGCTGCAGCGCATCATCCGCACCGGCCGCACCGGCCACTGGCTCAACCACGGCAAGGAGCACTGCCTG GTCGGGGTGAAAGGAAACCCCCAAGGCTTCAACCGGGGCTTGGACTGCGACGTCATCGTGGCCGAG GTCCGCTCCACCAGTCACAAACCCGATGAGATCTACGGGATGATCGAGCGCCTCTCCCCCGGCACCCGCAAAATCGAGCTTTTCGGGCGACCCCATAACGTCCAGCCCAACTG GATCACCTTGGGGAACCAGCTGGACGGGATCCACCTGCTCGACCCCGATGTGGTGGCGCAGTTCAAGCAGCATTACCCCGACGGGATCATCTCGAAACCCAAAAAcatgtga
- the LOC136789535 gene encoding LOW QUALITY PROTEIN: TOX high mobility group box family member 4-like (The sequence of the model RefSeq protein was modified relative to this genomic sequence to represent the inferred CDS: inserted 3 bases in 3 codons; deleted 1 base in 1 codon) — protein sequence MINIWGLHPENFPNFLNFAQFSRWSPQSSSSEDRPRPSLWFHAGSKPEEGGEGGGRTSASGRRPGRGGGAMEFPGGNDNYLAITGAAHPFLTGAETFHTPSLGDEEFEXPPIALDADPSLAVADVVAHFDELGDPRRPPPRPPFAPPTGCRPLDMPVGIGPGLMEQGGGCCRGALHGENWTPLAAPYAAAPVTIEVPMSXGGLLAPGALTTIDQSELSSQLGLSLGGRPHAAPPAPEPSPDERLSATPXPTPSLPDEEAEDFRRVSDPKSTLFSRGRKPKPPKKQKKKKDPNEPQKPLSAYALFFRDTQAAIKGQNPNATFGEVSKIVASMWDSLGEEQKQVYKRKTEAAKKEYLKALAAYRAIQTTAEPSEPDPPPPPPPPPPPPAASQPPSASEPPPGLAAAAGAASPPGITKIIIPKQMLPPSSPRPPRPPRRPQAAEARPPASSPSSRPPSSPPAASTWARGRRSSPAPSWRPPPPPPRPPPLPPPPPPLLRPPPCLPSPPASPPSNKCPPAAPGPALAVLQPPPPSRPCSSLRPSPREAASPSSLPPLQIKILPPPASTSKLWPSRRPRGRGGAAAGEGRRGRPPQRSPAGGPAASAQGGPPASAAGPASPEAVEMIAGDVVPEVESPTQMSLELVAESPAPGPESPRPRCVRSGCDNAPVPSSDWDNEYCSSECVVKHCRDVFLAWLAARNASVVFVK from the exons ATGATAAATATTTGGGGCCTCCACCCGGAAAATTTCCCAAATTTCCTAAATTTCGCCCAATTTTCCAGGTGGAGCCCCCAGTCCTCCAGCTCGGAGGACCGACCCCGCCCGTCTCTATGGTTCCACGCCGGAAGTAAACCGGaagaggggggggaagggggaggccgCACTTCCGCTTCCGGGCGGCGGCCTGGCCGGGGCGGCGGAGCCATGGAG TTCCCCGGCGGCAACGACAACTACCTGGCCATCACCGGCGCGGCTCACCCCTTCCTGACGGGCGCCGAG ACCTTCCACACGCCCAGCTTGGGGGACGAGGAGTTCG ATCCCCCCATCGCCCTCGACGCCGACCCCTCGCTGGCCGTGGCCGACGTCGTCGCCCACTTCGACGAGCTGGGGgacccccggcgcccccccccgagGCCGCCTTTCGCCCCCCCTACGGGGTGCAGGCCCCTCGACATGCCCGTGGGGATCGGGCCCGGCCTGATGGAGCAGggcgggggctgctgccggggggctctccatggtga GAACTGGACCCCCCTGGCCGCCCCCTACGCCGCCGCCCCCGTCACCATCGAGGTGCCGATGA CCGGGGGGCTCCTGGCCCCCGGCGCCCTCACCACCATCGACCAGAGCGagctcagctcccagctggggCTCAGCCTCGGGGGGCGCCCCCacgctgcccccccggccccggagcCCTCCCCGGACGAGCGCCTCTCCGCCACCC CGCCCACCCCCTCGCTGCCCGACGAGGAGGCCGAAGACTTCCGCAGGG TTTCCGATCCCAAATCCACCCTTTTTTCCC GGGGCCGCAAGCCCAAGCCCcccaagaagcagaagaagaagaaggaccCCAACGAGCCCCAGAAGCCGCTCTCCGCCTACGCCCTCTTCTTCCGCGACACGCAGGCGGCCATCAAGGGCCAGAACCCCAACGCCACCTTCGGCGAGGTCTCCAAGATCGTGGCCTCCATGTGGGACAGCCTCGGCGAGGAGCAGAAGCAG GTCTACAAGCGTAAAACGGAGGCCGCCAAGAAGGAGTACCTCAAGGCCCTGGCCGCCTACCGCGCCATCCAG ACCACGGCGGAGCCTTCGGAGCCGgacccgccgccgcctcctcctcctcctcctcctcctcccgcggCCTCCCAGCCTCCCTCGGCCTCCGAGCCTCCGCCgggcctcgccgccgccgccggcgccgcctcc ccgccgggCATCACCAAGATCATCATCCCCAAGCAGATGCTGCCTCCTTCCTCGCCGCGGCCTCCGCGGCCTCCACGACGGCCGCAAGCGGCGGAGGCCCGGCCTCCGGCCTCGTCACCGTCATCCCGGCCACCGTCGTCACCTCCCGCGGCCTCCACCTGGGCACGGGGACGCAGATCGTCACCCGCTCCGTcctggcggccgccgccgccgccgccgcggcctcctcctcttcctcctcctcctcctcctcttcttcggCCTCCGCCGTGCCTCCCCTcgcctccagcctcccccccctccaacaaatgcccccccgcagcccccggcccggccttGGCCgtcctccagcctcctcccccctccaggCCATGCAGCAGCCTCCGCCCCAGCCCAAGGGAGGccgcctcccccagcagcctcccccccctccaaatCAAgatcctgccccccccggcctccaCCTCCAAACTTTGGCCCTCCCGgaggccccggggccggggaggggcggcggcgggggaggggcggcgggggcggcctcCCCAACGCTCCCCCGCCGGCGGCCCGGCGGCCTCCGCCCAAGGCGGGCCCCCGGCctcggcggcggggccggcctcGCCGGAGGCCGTGGAGATGATCGCGGGCGACGTGGTGCCGGAG gtggaATCCCCCACCCAGATGTCCCTGGAGCTGGTGGCCGAATCCCCGGCGCCCGGCCCCGAATCCCCCCGACCCCGCTGCGTCCGCTCGGGGTGCGACAACGCCCCCGTCCCCAGCTCCGACTGGGACAACGAGTACTGCAGCAGCGAGTGCGTCGTCAAACACTGCCG GGACGTCTTCCTGGCCTGGCTGGCCGCCCGCAACGCCAGCGTGGTTTTCGTCAAATAA